From the genome of Colletotrichum higginsianum IMI 349063 chromosome 4, whole genome shotgun sequence, one region includes:
- a CDS encoding Ankyrin repeat protein codes for MPPRSQWRSLFLLALLPSAQAAGGLDDFSNNLFSDLAPLLALFGERVTMQFMSQSLGWADCIALAMAPLGVITIIVSAIRVGGPMRLKAIIGRAKENTSVAEMELMSSTSREVCEMYNGESIVRCQGSAPVWEYICLVPRSTKAAHSEGANGTESMPKFVFKTLEQAVAAGLLFPEGKTQGPDGNENLRSNEEVATDSPELPVESVQNEETSPAARSTAFQRNLSRIRPWFRRGKGTLSKSPEVSLEMGGMDQQANVPRSRDDRVQRRVQPRAEGDEVFQETSHEGPEESPDADFEEDSLQDSQSSSYFHSEESSRGDSEEESDGESDEASQQNPEEAFHQNPNSIIVIRNTGLEAPNISLNLSESHSRASIRWVATMGVLLQLCVVTFFGVITYGPSYIRDDFEKDDKAALIHAFPLAAGGTVLLVTGLLLCAHVVESSTNEQQYKPSSDYRIQIYWLQQGQTVNDQIFESFATFPSSPRTSIITSRRGKDFEKEKDIKTLQFKTTIGVFISLAGFITQFVGLRAMNAAASLAQLGAVGIMTVARAMVRPGFASSFEKVKILPGYEIDWLAWKLIKELCSPKTHDTSESQSETTNSRPLDLGQTENNELGSSSKSSKDTQTEFRHSPGSWGIVTGKNSEYHPFKPSKDLPGPMRQSSTLADVRRELSKLANFRKDSSNVALNLATAMEKILTVFFPGGTGTTKCDSFLWDVKTFYEGITPNAESNETMRFQLKMVYNTELSSWKVMADDLDAVLSLWIYAINERNIEHETTQDAEDFEHLNSENDNWLRNKTHPASLRILRPVDPKMRMELVRDLRAWAPKAGRSMFYATEYIPLGSHIPRGVRFPKAFNQSRVVGFNPLSQTTSESQLAERQFQIDINSLADTWGLPQPRGGHWVIETQETLDVLYAKDLLFHFLSSAAKTLQTPLRGRTVISTPLKDITWREVFLHYQAAGASKNEYLDDIIESIINLGLGLNYEVGLSVVLTLSLEDKLPLQYPIFESLRDQKIEARKERDWKRLYIPIYYYQGLHHARPQSVFIQHLFAFLVDHAEDIEVEYSSMCAEGREDHSLYLHQTDLLEHLRALRHHGFFDQLKRLYEFQRRNMRFLKDLETQIFNTTFDAAIESSVMNKRLPSSSRTESSESLNHAFSHSSFTPLHREAMKPHGKPELWRNLDHWINQPDTFGLMPLHHALRTGNHRMVNHLVANGADVEAKDFRGHTALHFACGFGDEDTIDLIQMAGAKFDVQGSDGAFPLHVAATAGNHEALNFLVPEMLESRGISLSIWEAKDFHGRLPVHWAVLAGNTQLFSMDGPKSTTLTQYVNEADNYGWTALHLAVIHSKNDIVRELCSENWHEASCVDKEKTDAKGLTAFQLAGIKGNSEAADILRDAGARTEF; via the exons GAACACTTCGGTCGCCGAGATGGAACTCATGTCTTCGACTTCACGCGAAGTGTGCGAGATGTACAACGGGGAGAGCATCGTGCGATGCCAGGGATCGGCCCCCGTATGGGAATACATCTGTCTTGTTCCTCGGTCTACCAAGGCGGCACACTCGGAGGGCGCCAACGGCACAGAGTCGATGCCCAAGTTCGTATTCAAAACACTGGAGCAAGCAGTGGCGGCTGGACTGCTTTTCCCAGAAGGAAAAACTCAAG GGCCCGACGGCAACGAAAATCTCAGAAGCAATGAGGAAGTTGCTACCGATTCTCCCGAGTTGCCGGTTGAGTCTGTTCAGAACGAGGAAACATCTCCAGCCGCAAGGTCAACTGCGTTCCAACGCAACCTGAGTCGAATTCGTCCCTGGTTTCGTCGAGGCAAAG GTACATTGTCAAAATCGCCCGAGGTCTCCTTGGAAATGGGAGGCATGGACCAACAAGCCAATGTCCCGCGTTCAAGAGATGATCGCGTCCAACGTCGGGTACAACCTCGTGCAGAAGGGGACGAGGTTTTCCAAGAGACATCTCATGAGGGGCCAGAAGAGTCACCTGATGCCGATTTTGAGGAGGATTCACTTCAGGATTCTCAAAGTTCGTCTTATTTTCACTCTGAAGAGTCTTCTCGTGGAGATTCTGAAGAGGAATCTGACGGAGAGTCTGACGAGGCGTCTCAACAGAACCCTGAAGAAGCATTCCACCAAAACCCCAATTCCATAATCGTCATCCGCAATACAGGTCTCGAAGCACCCAACATATCTTTGAACCTGTCAGAGAGCCACAGCCGCGCTTCCATCCGGTGGGTCGCAACCATGGGAGTTCTGCTTCAGTTGTGTGTTGTGACTTTCTTCGGAGTCATCACCTATGGGCCCTCATACATACGAGACGATTTCGAAAAGGACGATAAGGCTGCACTCATCCACGCTTTCCcgcttgccgccggcggaaCTGTGCTATTGGTCACAGGGCTACTGTTGTGTGCTCATGTGGTGGAGAGCAGCACAAATGAGCAGCAGTACAAACCCAGTTCGGATTATCGAATCCAGATCTACTGGCTACAGCAAGGACAAACCGTCAATGATCAAATCTTTGAGTCGTTTGCTACCTTTCCGTCCTCACCCCGTACTTCGATTATTACCTCACGCCGTGGAAAGGACTttgagaaggagaaagacATCAAAACGCTTCAATTCAAAACAACCATCGGTGTTTTTATCAGTCTTGCCGGGTTCATAACTCAGTTCGTTGGCCTCAGGGCAATGAACGCAGCAGCATCATTGGCACAGCTTGGTGCTGTCGGCATTATGACTGTGGCTAGGGCAATGGTCCGACCTGGGTTCGCAAGCTCTTTCGAGAAGGTGAAAATCCTCCCGGGATACGAGATTGACTGGTTGGCTTGGAAACTTATCAAAGAGCTATGCTCTCCGAAAACTCACGACACCTCCGAATCTCAGAGCGAAACCACTAATTCTCGGCCTCTGGATCTTGGCCAAACAGAAAACAACGAGTTAGGGTCATCGTCAAAGTCCAGCAAAGACACGCAGACGGAGTTCCGCCATAGTCCTGGATCTTGGGGCATCGTTACTGGCAAGAACTCCGAGTACCATCCTTTCAAGCCATCCAAAGATCTTCCTGGGCCAATGAGACAGTCGTCAACGCTGGCTGATGTCCGACGAGAACTGTCCAAGCTCGCCAACTTTCGGAAAGATTCATCCAATGTGGCTTTGAATCTTGCAACAGCCATGGAGAAAATCTTGACAGTCTTCTTCCCCGGAGGTACTGGTACGACAAAATGTGATTCGTTTCTGTGGGACGTAAAAACCTTTTACGAAGGTATAACTCCAAATGCCGAGTCCAATGAAACTATGAGATTTCAACTCAAGATGGTGTATAACACCGAGTTGTCATCATGGAAAGTCATGGCGGATGATCTGGACGCGGTGCTGTCCCTTTGGATCTACGCCATCAATGAAAGGAACATAGAGCACGAGACCAcccaggacgccgaggatTTCGAGCACCTCAATTCCGAAAATGACAATTGGCTGCGAAATAAGACACACCCCGCCAGCTTGAGGATTCTGCGCCCTGTGGACCCTAAGATGAGAATGGAACTCGTTCGAGATTTGCGAGCCTGGGCCCCAAAAGCTGGTCGGTCGATGTTTTACGCGACGGAATACATACCTTTAGGCTCCCATATTCCCAGGGGGGTCCGTTTCCCAAAAGCATTCAACCAAAGCAGGGTAGTCGGGTTTAACCCTCTGTCACAGACGACCTCCGAAAGCCAACTGGCAGAGCGACAGTTTCAAATTGACATAAATTCTTTAGCCGATACTTGGGGTTTACCACAACCTCGGGGAGGGCACTGGGTTATCGAGACGCAAGAGACTCTCGATGTTCTTTACGCCAAGGATCTTCTCTTTCACTTTCTTTCCTCCGCGGCAAAGACACTTCAAACCCCACTGAGGGGTCGAACCGTGATCAGTACCCCCCTGAAAGACATTACATGGCGGGAAGTGTTCCTTCACTACCAGGCTGCTGGCGCTTCCAAGAACGAGTACCTTGATGATATTATAGAATCTATCATCAATCTTGGACTAGGTCTCAATTACGAAGTTGGTCTGAGCGTCGTCCTGACTCTCAGTCTCGAGGACAAGCTGCCATTGCAATACCCGATCTTCGAGTCGTTGCGCGACCAAAAGATTGAAGCCCGGAAAGAGCGGGACTGGAAGCGACTGTACATACCAATCTATTATTACCAAGGTCTTCACCATGCAAGGCCGCAAAGCGTATTCATTCAACATTTGTTTGCGTTTCTTGTAGACCATGCCGAAGACATAGAAGTTGAGTACTCCTCAATGTGCGCTGAGGGTCGAGAAGACCACTCTCTCTATCTTCACCAGACGGATTTGTTAGAGCATTTGCGAGCCTTGAGACACCACGGATTCTTTGACCAGCTGAAGAGACTTTATGAGTTTCAAAGACGGAACATGAGATTTCTCAAAGATCTCGAAACCCAGATATTCAACACAACGTTCGATGCAGCCATTGAATCTTCTGTCATGAACAAGCGATTGCCTAGTTCCAGTCGAACGGAATCTTCGGAGTCATTGAATCACGCCTTCTCTCACAGCAGTTTCACGCCTCTGCATCGAGAAGCGATGAAACCACATGGAAAACCAGAGCTCTGGAGGAACCTTGACCATTGGATAAATCAGCCGGACACTTTTGGTTTGATGCCTCTCCATCATGCTCTCAGAACAGGGAACCATCGCATGGTCAATCATCTCGTTGCTAATGGTGCGGATGTTGAGGCAAAGGACTTCCGAGGACATACAGCACTTCATTTTGCTTGTGGTTTCGGAGATGAGGATACCATTGACTTGATTCAGATGGCTGGCGCAAAATTCGATGTCCAAGGTTCTGACGGAGCGTTTCCGTTGCATGTTGCAGCAACAGCAGGCAACCACGAAGCTCTTAACTTTCTTGTGCCTGAAATGCTAGAGAGTCGTGGTATTTCATTGAGCATATGGGAGGCAAAAGACTTCCATGGTCGACTACCTGTGCACTGGGCTGTCCTGGCAGGAAACACTCAACTCTTCAGCATGGACGGTCCTAAAAGTACAACTCTGACTCAATATGTCAATGAAGCAGACAACTACGGCTGGACAGCTTTGCACCTAGCTGTTATACACAGCAAAAACGACATCGTCAGAGAGCTCTGTTCCGAGAACTGGCACGAAGCATCCTGTGTAGACAAAGAGAAGACAGATGCAAAGGGGCTCACAGCCTTCCAGTTGGCTGGGATAAAAGGGAACTCAGAGGCAGCTGACATACTTCGAGATGCAGGCGCAAGAACTGAGTTTTAG
- a CDS encoding Collagen triple helix repeat-containing protein, giving the protein MSKDAILPIHGAVPSEPAPRRSSGRTILISVVTCVLILSLFNYGSVVSTINKGLVVCKGQSHNLEYSDAMANLSEDATETTANAFHHSEVDSNTSNQDSLFLARRNDASPQESTAVSTDGRSGYNRREETDGRSGYNSVTDGRSGYNRREEEDGRSGYNSVTDGRSGYNRREEEDGRSGYNSVTDGRSGYNRREETDGRSGYNSVTDGRSGYNRREEEDGRSGYNSVTDGRSGYNRREETDGRSGYNSVTDGRSGYNRLT; this is encoded by the exons ATGTCGAAAGATGCCATCTTGCCAATCCATGGGGCAGTCCCCAGTGAACCGGCCCCTCGACGCTCTTCCGGCCGCACCATCCTGATCTCTGTGGTCACTTGCGTCTTGATCCTGTCGCTCTTCAACTACGGAAGTGTTGTCTCAACG ATCAACAAGGGCCTGGTGGTCTGCAAGGGTCAGTCCCACAACCTGGAATACTCAGACGCGATGGCTAACCTTTCCGAAGATGCCACCGAGACTACGGCAAATGCATTCCACCACTCTGAGGTGGACTCGAACACTAGTAACCAGGACTCCCTCTTCCTTGCTCGTCGGAACGATGCCTCACCTCAGGAGAGCACAGCTGTCTCTACTGATGGCCGCTCTGGATACAACCGGCGTGAAGAGACGGACGGGCGTTCCGGCTACAACAGTGTGACGGATGGACGATCTGGTTACAACCGTcgcgaggaagaagatgggcgATCCGGATACAACAGCGTGACTGACGGACGATCTGGATACAACCGACgtgaagaggaagatggtCGGTCAGGCTACAACAGTGTTACTGACGGCCGCTCTGGATATAACCGGCGTGAAGAGACGGACGGGCGCTCCGGCTACAACAGTGTGACGGATGGCCGTTCCGGTTACAACCGTcgcgaggaagaagatggacgtTCCGGATACAACAGTGTTACTGACGGCCGCTCTGGATATAACCGGCGTGAAGAGACGGATGGACGTTCTGGTTACAACAGCGTTACTGATGGACGCTCTGGATACAACCGTCTCACTTGA
- a CDS encoding NAD(P)-binding protein: MSEGQQPHGGEYRQHLPDTSTPRFTTMRSQDAHEYAKVFKEGGNPPWLHALYLHWRNLFKEPYTGITTDEPGTVKRDLFQLADEGIPIQDIVDAANAVLSQLDDNQKAVLSYHIDSPEWRSWSNPEFLLSDKGLRLDELSPTLRDGILKVLEATLSPEGYAKARGAMRINGFLGELVEAPSICNEYSYNFVLFGAPSTTRPWGFSFYGHHLCLNIFLYGGQIVASPWFTGAEPNLIDEGPHKGTRILETEERLGLQLMQSLPEDLQQKAQTYKLLKDPAMPKGRWNHDDQRHLCGAYRDNRVVPYEGVLVADMSPEQQRLVVGILEQYLIYLPRRARDIRIDHAKSFFGETYFSWIGGFGNSDPFYYRIQSPVVLVEFDHHSGVFLTNIEPAKFHIHTLLRTPNAGDYGMALRPLIPGVEQDFVWEG; this comes from the exons ATGTCCGAGGGACAACAGCCCCATGGCGGTGAATACCGCCAGCATTTGCCAGACACCAGCACGCCGCGCTTCACAACGATGCGAAGCCAGGATGCTCACGAATACGCCAAAGTCTTCAAAGAGGGCGGCAACCCGCCGTGGCTGCACGCCCTGTATCTCCACTGGCGCAACCTCTTCAAGGAACCCTACACGGGCATCACCACAGACG AACCAGGCACGGTAAAGCGCGACTTGTTCCAGCTCGCGGATGAAGGGATCCCGATCCAggacatcgtcgacgccgccaacgccgttCTGTCACAACTCGACGACAACCAAAAAGCAGTCCTCTCATACCACATCGACTCGCCCGAGTGGCGCTCATGGTCGAACCCAGAGTTCCTCCTCAGCGACAAGGGCCTgcgcctcgacgagctcagCCCGACCCTCCGAGACGGCATCCTGAAAGTCCTCGAGGCGACGCTGTCGCCCGAGGGCTACGCCAAGGCGCGGGGCGCCATGCGCATCAACGGCTTCCTGGGCGAGCTGGTCGAGGCGCCCTCCATCTGCAACGAGTACTCGTACAActtcgtcctcttcggcgcaccctcgacgacgcggcccTGGGGATTCTCCTTTTACGGCCACCACCTGTGCCTTAACATCTTCCTGTACGGCGGCCAGATCGTCGCGTCGCCGTGgttcaccggcgccgagccaaacctcatcgacgagggGCCGCACAAGGGCACCCGCATCCTCGAGACGGAGGAGCGGCTTGGCCTGCAGCTGATGCAGTCACTCCCCGAGGATCTCCAGCAGAAGGCGCAGACGTACAAGCTGCTCAAGGACCCCGCGATGCCCAAGGGGAGGTGGAACCACGACGACCAGAGGCACCTCTGCGGCGCGTACCGGGACAACCGCGTCGTGCCGTACGAGGGCGttctcgtcgccgacatgaGCCcggagcagcagcggctcgtcgtcggcatcctcgagCAGTACCTCATCTATCTGCCGCGCCGGGCGAGGGACATCCGGATCGACCACGCCAAGTCCTTCTTCGGCGAGACGTACTTCAGCTGGATCGGCGGGTTCGGGAACAGCGACCCCTTCTACTACCGCATCCAgagccccgtcgtcctcgtcgagttcgACCACCACTCGGGCGTCTTCCTGACCAACATCGAGCCGGCCAAGTTCCACATCCACACCCTCCTCCGGACGCCGAACGCCGGCGACTACGGGATGGCGCTGAGGCCGCTGATCcccggcgtcgagcaggatTTCGTGTGGGAAGGGTAG
- a CDS encoding Fumarylacetoacetate hydrolase has protein sequence MASDSSTPFSRLVRFVPRSEPSKILIGEPESDSVDVGIAVRNGEEVKVAVWSGSSVLKPGSKTDQRAVIDRVLSPVSAEEVGTIRCIGLNYVQHAKEVGVALPDVPTVFLKPSTALGDPWPAPTVLPLLTQADDCGDYESELAVVLGKTAKNVSEANAMDYVLGYTACNDVSSRTYQLNQSQWCFAKGFDGSCPLGPTLVSKDLIPDPSKLKMRGLWNGDVLQESGIDDLIFSVPKIISFLSQSTTLPAGTVIITGTPAGVGLGRKPKVTLKDGDEFRVEILPHIGTLVNAFQNEGVTAVGQ, from the exons ATGGCTTCGGACTCATCAACACCCTTCTCTC GCCTCGTGCGGTTCGTCCCGCGATCCGAACCGAGCAAAATCCTCATCGGCGAGCCCGAGTCGGATtcggtcgacgtcggcatcgcggtgcgcaacggcgaggaggtcaaggtcgCGGTGTGGTCCGGGTCCAGCGTGCTCAAGCCGGGCTCCAAGACGGATCAGCGGGCCGTCATCGACCGCGTCCTCTCGCCCGTCtctgccgaggaggtcgggACCATCCGATGCATCGGTCTGAAC TACGTCCAGCACGCGAAAGAGGTGGGCGTCGCCCTGCCCGACGTGCCCACCGTCTTCCT GAAGCCGAGCACCGCGCTGGGCGACCCGTGGCCGGCGCCCACCGTCCTCCCGCTCCTCACGCAGGCCGACGACTGCGGCGACTACGAGtccgagctcgccgtcgtgctgggcaagacggccaagaACGTGTCCGAGGCGAACGCCATGGACTACGTCCTGGGCTACACCGCGTGCAACGACGTGTCCAGCCGGACGTACCAGCTGAATCAGTCGCAGTGGTGCTTCGCCAAGGGGTTCGACGGGTCGTGTCCGTTGG GCCCGACTCTCGTGTCCAAGGACCTCATCCCAGACCCAAGCAAGTTGAAAATGCGCGGTCTTTGGAACGGTGACGTTCTCCAAGAGAGCGGTATCGA CGATCTCATCTTCAGCGTCCCAAAGATCATCAGCTTCTTGTCGCAGAGCACGACCctgcccgccggcaccgtcatcatcaccggcACGCCCGCCGGCGTGGGCCTGGGCCGCAAGCCCAAGGTGACGCTgaaggacggcgacgagttCAGGGTCGAGATCCTGCCTCACATCGGCACGCTCGTCAACGCCTTCCAGAACGAGGGTGTGACTGCCGTCGGGCAGTGA
- a CDS encoding FAD binding domain-containing protein — MSIQQNMFRWLNSWFSPRANPPSAGESTANPEHTRSSIQLDIIVVGAGLSGLATAVAAALSGHRVTVFESARELLEVGAGLQVTPNSTRILQKWGLPDRLWKSASEPTELVVHRYSGQVLAKEENFDKTMRARYQAPFIDLHRVDLQLSLYERARDLGVRFRLGEKVQDIDFDAPELTTQSGTRARADLIVAADGLWSRSRACYLKKEDPPLATGDLAYRVVLDADEIEDPELREWMSKPKVHFWIGPGAHCVGYSMRAEKMYNIVLLVPDDLPQGVSRQAGSVEEMKARFRGWDPILGKLLGAVDNVEKWKLMHREELDSWVNDKSNFVFVGDACHPMLPYLAQGANSAVEDGAVLGLVLGHLTSKSQLPAALRLYEKLRKARGESIVRETFKQRHDFHMEDGPEQEARDRVFLSQLGKELKGPFPSRWTCPDVQPWLYGYDAYKEVEEAMKSDPFDKSG, encoded by the exons ATG TCCATTCAGCAAAACATGTTTCGGTGGCTCAACTCCTGGTTCTCTCCCCGGGCAAACCCGCCTTCAGCGGGTGAGAGTACGGCG AACCCAGAACACACCAGATCGTCCATCCAGCTAGACATCATCGTCGTGGGCGCAGGCCTGAGTGGCCTGGCTACCGCAGTGGCAGCCGCACTATCCGGACACCGAGTGACGGTGTTCGAATCAGCCCgggagcttctcgag GTCGGCGCGGGGCTTCAAGTGACGCCCAACTCGACGCGCATCCTCCAGAAATGGGGCTTGCCGGACCGCCTCTGGAAATCCGCGTCGGAGCCGACGGAGCTGGTCGTCCACCGGTACTCGGGCCAGGTcctcgccaaggaggagaacTTTGACAAGACGATGCGGGCCCGGTACCAGGCGCCCTTCATCGACCTGCACCGCGTCGACCTGCAGCTCTCGCTCTACGAGCGCGCCCGGGACCTCGGCGTGCGCTTCCGGCTCGGCGAGAAGGTCCAGGACATCGACTTCGACGCCCCCGAGCTGACGACGCAGTCCGGCACCCGGGCGCGGGCGGACCTGATCGTCGCGGCGGACGGGCTGTGGTCGCGGTCGCGCGCGTGTTAcctgaagaaggaggaccCGCCGCTGGCGACGGGGGACCTGGCGTACCGCGTCGTgctggacgccgacgagatcgaggacCCGGAGCTGAGGGAGTGGATGTCCAAGCCCAAGGTGCACTTCTGGATCGGCCCCGGCGCGCACTGCGTGGGGTACTCGATGCGGGCCGAGAAGATGTACAACATCgtgctgctggtgccggATGATCTGCCGCAGGGGGTGAGCCGCCAGGCGGGCAGCGTCGAGGAGATGAAGGCGCGGTTCCGGGGCTGGGATCCCATCCTCGGGAAGCTCCTCGGCGCGGTGGACAACGTGGAGAAGTGGAAGCTGATGCACC GAGAGGAGTTGGATTCTTGGGTCAACGACAAGTCCAACTTTGTCTTTGT AGGAGACGCGTGCCACCCGATGCTGCCCTACCTCGCCCAAGGCGCCAACTCGGCCGTGGAAGACGGTGCCGTGCTGGGCCTCGTGCTGGGCCATCTCACGTCCAAGTCACAGCTGCCCGCGGCTCTGAGGCTGTACGAGAAACTGCGAAAGGCGAGGGGGGAGTCCATCGTGAGAGAGACGTTCAAGCAG CGACACGACTTCCATATGGAAGACGGCCCCGAGCAGGAGGCCAGAGACCGCGTGTTCCTGTCGCAGCTGGGCAAGGAGCTCAAGGGGCCGTTCCCCAGTCGGTGGACGTGCCCCGACGTGCAGCCGTGGCTGTACGGGTATGATGCGTACaaggaggtggaggaggcgATGAAGAGCGATCCTTTCGACAAGTCTGGCTGA